A region of Argentina anserina chromosome 5, drPotAnse1.1, whole genome shotgun sequence DNA encodes the following proteins:
- the LOC126796362 gene encoding uncharacterized protein LOC126796362 — MAVASDEAHKICTHCERDIPAANIDLHYAHCIRNLAKCEVCGDMVPKKHAEEHYADNHAPVSCSLCSETMERDTLAIHKGEICPNRLVNCEFCEFPSYAVDLADHLKDCRNRTDYCSQCQTYVIRKERYNHEASCNVVSDNTVGPSRDVREAERGQGPQRRRQPNEFSRRGLVFTVALTGIAVLLGSLFFQKKTEGSQVN, encoded by the exons ATGGCTGTTGCATCCGACGAAGCTCACAAAATATGCACTCACTG TGAGAGAGATATCCCGGCTGCGAATATTGATTTGCATTATGCTCATTGTATTCGCAATCTGGCGAAATGTGAAGTTTGTGGTGACATGGTTCCAAAGAAACATGCTGAGGAACATTACGCAGACAACCATGCCCCG GTATCTTGTTCACTTTGTAGTGAGACAATGGAACGTGATACATTGGCCATCCACAAAGGTGAAATATGCCCTAATAGACTCGTCAATTGTGAGTTCTGTGAGTTCCCATCGTATGCTGTTGATCTAGCTGACCATCTG AAAGATTGTCGCAATCGGACAGATTATTGTTCTCAATGTCAAACTTATGTCATACGTAAAGAAAGATATAACCATGAGGCTAGTTGCAATGTTGTCTCAGACAATACTGTGGGACCTTCCAG gGATGTCAGGGAAGCTGAAAGAGGGCAAGGTCCCCAAAGAAGAAGACAGCCTAATGAGTTTTCACGGAGAGGGCTTGTGTTTACCGTTGCATTAACAGGCATTGCTGTTCTATTAGGATCTCTTTTTTTCCAGAAGAAGACAGAGGGCAGTCAAGTAAATTAG